A genomic window from Diospyros lotus cultivar Yz01 chromosome 2, ASM1463336v1, whole genome shotgun sequence includes:
- the LOC127795282 gene encoding uncharacterized protein LOC127795282: MLKSALAPVFSAISAKSRPPRLSHTISEALPQNPPTVRRNASAQTTPSTPPHKLPPTSAYVHLPFCRKRCHYCDFPIVALGSSSTSSQADDDPRIINYIQLICREIKATQQFEVGHNPPLETVFFGGGTPSLVPPRLVASVLEALNSKFGLGLDTEISMEMDPGTFDSLRMKEIMELGVNRVSLGVQAFQDNLLKACGRAHGVTEVHDAIDIVGSCGVENWSMDLISSLPHQTPGMWEESLQLTIEARPTHVSVYDLQVEQGTKFGTLYTPGEFPLPSETQSAEFYRMASRMLSNAGYGHYEISSYCKSGFECKHNLTYWKNRPFYGFGLGSASYLGGVRFSRPRKLKEYIGYVQNLEEGLVQSHECRCVDAEDMAMDVVMLSLRTARGLDLKPFKEIYGSSLVHPLCKAYWAYVKSGHVICLDQDGRTISTEQLHSLLSDEHETEEIVSFIRLSDPDGFLLSNELISLAFRVISP; this comes from the exons ATGCTTAAATCAGCCCTAGCTCCTGTTTTCTCCGCCATTTCCGCCAAGTCCAGGCCTCCAAGGCTATCTCACACCATCTCCGAAGCGCTGCCGCAAAACCCACCAACCGTTCGACGAAATGCCTCAGCCCAGACCACGCCTTCAACCCCGCCGCACAAGCTGCCCCCCACTTCCGCCTACGTCCACTTGCCCTTCTGCCGAAAGCGCTGCCACTACTGCGACTTCCCCATCGTCGCTCTCGGCTCATCTTCAACCTCAAGCCAGGCCGATGACGACCCGCGAATCATCAACTACATTCAACTCATTTGCAGAGAGATCAAGGCCACACAACAATTTGAGGTTGGCCACAACCCACCTCTTGAAACAGTCTTCTTTGGTGGCGGCACGCCTTCGCTGGTGCCACCGAGACTTGTTGCGTCAGTCCTTGAGgcattgaattcaaaattcggGTTGGGTTTGGATACTGAGATATCCATGGAAATGGATCCCGGGACTTTTGATTCTCTAAGAATGAAGGAGATAATGGAGTTGGGTGTAAATAGGGTGTCTCTTGGCGTTCAGGCCTTCCAGGATAATTTGCTCAAGGCCTGTGGGAGAGCTCACGGTGTCACTGAGGTTCATGATGCCATCGACATTGTAGGGTCGTGTGGGGTTGAGAATTGGAGTATGGATCTCATATCTTCTCTCCCTCACCAAACGCCAGGAATGTGGGAAGAGAGCTTGCAGCTCACCATTGAAGCTCGGCCTACCCATGTATCGGTCTATGATTTGCAAGTGGAACAAGGCACCAAATTTGGAACTCT GTACACACCAGGGGAGTTCCCTCTGCCTTCGGAGACTCAGTCTGCAGAGTTCTATAGAATGGCTTCAAGAATGCTTTCAAATGCAGGTTATGGCCACTATGAAATCAGCAGTTATTGCAAGAGTGGTTTTGAGTGCAAGCACAATCTTACATACTGGAAGAACAGGCCATTCTATGGCTTTGGCCTTGGTTCTGCCAGTTACCTTGGTGGAGTAAGGTTTTCAAGGCCAAGGAAGCTGAAAGAATACATTGGTTATGTGCAGAATTTGGAGGAGGGCTTAGTTCAGAGCCATGAATGTAGATGTGTTGATGCCGAGGACATGGCCATGGATGTTGTGATGCTGTCTCTTAGAACTGCCAGGGGCTTGGACTTAAAGCCCTTTAAGGAGATATATGGTAGCTCCCTTGTGCACCCTCTTTGCAAGGCTTACTGGGCTTATGTGAAAAGTGGACATGTGATTTGCTTGGATCAGGATGGAAGAACCATATCAACCGAGCAACTCCACTCCCTGCTATCCGATGAGCATGAAACAGAAGAGATTGTTTCGTTTATCAGGCTCAGCGATCCAGATGGTTTCCTTCTATCCAATGAACTAATATCCTTGGCTTTCAGAGTCATATCTCCGTGA
- the LOC127795283 gene encoding uncharacterized protein LOC127795283, translated as MGRKRAMACVFLFVSLLLQATIEVCSTSSRKNQDAGGHAAKRTLKQEEQHDHEVHCSRERSRAAWKIIEQYLMPFVEQENYQIPTNCRLHPSNDIFRDQEQHKIHLDVNEFRCGYCKKLFRAEKFLDQHFDNRHYDLLNVSHSKCLADMCGALHCDHVIDSTSKFRKTRCNPAATAKNHHLCESVADNCFPVNQSPSANRLHELFLRQFCDAHTCSGGPKPFSRGGRKHTSIFYLAISILTLMLLPIFYLIVFLYQREMRKGTQELRRISQLARKSKPS; from the exons atggggaggAAGAGAGCGATGGCGTGCGTGTTTCTGTTTGTATCACTTCTTCTGCAAGCCACAATTGAAGTTTGCTCAACTTCTTCACGGAAAAATCAG GACGCAGGAGGGCATGCAGCTAAAAG AACACTGAAGCAAGAAGAACAGCACGATCATGAAGTACATTGTTCCAGAGAAAGAAGTAGAGCAGCATGGAAAATTATTGAGCAG TATCTGATGCCATTTGTGGAACAAGAGAATTATCAGATTCCAACAAATTGTAGACTTCATCCTTCTAATGATATATTTAGGGATCAGGAGCAGCACAAGATTCATTTGGATGTAAATGAATTTCGCTGTGGATACTGTAAGAAACTCTTTCGAGCAGAGAAATTTCTTGATCAACATTTTGACAACAGACACTATGACCTCCTAAATGTT aGTCATAGCAAGTGCTTAGCAGATATGTGTGGGGCTTTGCATTGCGACCATGTGATTGATTCAACTTCAAAGTTTCGTAAGACCAGATGCAATCCTGCAGCTACTGCAAAGAACCACCATTTATGTGAG AGTGTTGCTGATAATTGTTTTCCTGTTAATCAGAGTCCCTCAGCGAACCGTCTTCATG AATTGTTTTTGCGGCAATTTTGTGATGCTCACACTTGCTCAGGAGGACCGAAACCATTTTCCAGAGGAGGCCGG AAGCATACGAGCATCTTCTACTTGGCTATTTCAATATTGACGCTGATGTTGCTCCCAATCTTCTACCTTATTGTTTTTTTGTACCAGAG AGAAATGAGAAAAGGAACACAAGAGCTGAGGCGTATTTCACAACTTGCCCGAAAGTCAAAGCCCTCTTAG
- the LOC127794122 gene encoding putative glucose-6-phosphate 1-epimerase has product MQHSAAVWDHKAAMEVIKGSNGIDQVVLRNQQGSSVRVSLQGGQITSWQNGRGEELLFTSSKVKFKPPKPARGGIVICFPQFGNCGSLEQHGFARNKIWSIDENPPPLHPKDSLGQSFVDLLLQPSKEDLKCWPHSYELRLRVALSADGKLNLTSRVKNTIGKPFSFAFAYHSYLSVSDISEVRIEGMEILDYLDNLRQKERFTEQGDAITFESEVDRVYLKSPSTVAVLDHGKKRTCVIRKAGLDDVAVWNPWENKSKAMADLGAREYKQMVCVDAAAVEKPIRLKAGEEWTGQVEFINVASCFCSDAWLS; this is encoded by the exons ATGCAACATTCTGCTGCTGTTTGGGATCACAAGGCCGCAATGGAAGTGATCAAAGGCTCTAATGGGATCGATCAAGTTGTACTTCGAAACCAACAAGGGTCTTCAGTGCGG GTTAGCTTACAAGGAGGCCAAATCACTTCTTGGCAGAATGGTCGAGGTGAAGAACTTCTCTTCACTAGTAGCAag GTGAAGTTTAAGCCTCCTAAACCAGCTCGGGGAGGGATTGTCATATGCTTCCCTCAG TTTGGAAACTGTGGTTCACTTGAACAACATGGATTTGCAAGGAACAAAATTTGGAGTATTGATGAGAATCCTCCACCTCTGCACCCAAAGGATTCTCTTGGTCAATCATTTGTTGACTTGCTACTTCAACCATCTAAAGAAGATCTTAAGTGCTGGCCACATAG tTATGAGCTTCGTCTTAGGGTTGCACTTTCAGCAGATGGAAAACTGAACTTGACTTCGCGAGTTAAAAACACTATTGGCAAGCCCTTTAGTTTTGCATTCGCATATCATTCATATTTGTCTGTCTCTGACATAAG TGAAGTGAGGATAGAAGGGATGGAAATACTTGACTATCTAGACAACCTTCGCCAAAAAGAACGTTTTACAGAGCAAGGAGATGCCATAACTTTTGAATCTGAG GTGGACCGAGTTTATCTTAAATCTCCAAGTACTGTTGCAGTCCTTGATCATGGAAAAAAACGAACATGTGTGATAAGGAAGGCCGGGCTGGATGATGTTG CGGTTTGGAATCCATGGGAGAATAAATCAAAAGCCATGGCGGATCTTGGGGCCAGGGAGTACAAGCAGATGGTTTGCGTCGACGCTGCAGCCGTTGAGAAGCCTATCCGTCTGAAGGCAGGAGAGGAATGGACCGGCCAGGTGGAATTCATAAATGTGGCTTCATGTTTCTGCAGCGACGCCTGGTTGTCTTAA